CAGCATGGCCGCTAACGCATCGACAAGGAAATCAAAGAGGATCGGGGATAGTGGGTCACCCTGACGCACACCCCGCGCGTACCTGAAGAAGGGTCCCACTTCTCCATTAACATTGATGGCCGTTTGGCCACCCCTGACCAACTGCATCAAGCTATGGACCACCATGGCCGAGAATCCCTTTCTCAGCAGCACTTCCTGGAGAAAGTCCCAATTGACTCTGTCGTATGCCTTCTCAAAAGCAAGCTTGAGAAGAAGGCCCCCAAGCCTCTTCACTCGAAGCTCGTGCATAATCTCATGTAAGGCTAGCACCCCCTCATGTAGACATCTCCCACCAATAAACGCAGTTTGACTATGATCGATCGTCCTATGAGCAAGCGGCGCCAGACGAATAGCGTAAGCCTTGGCCACAAATTTGAAAATAACATTAATAAGAGCTATGGGCCTGAATTGCTTGATAGTATCCGCGCCTTTGACCTTGGGGATCAGCGTAATAATCCCAAAATTGAGCCGCGCCACATCCACCCTACCAAGGACAGTCATTTAGGAGCGTGAGAATATGTCCTCGCAAGATTCCCCAAAATCTCTTGAAGAAAAGGACCGACAGGCCATCCGGCCCCGGTGCCGAGTCGGGCTTCATACTCAAGAGGACCTCATCAGATTCCTCTGGTGTGAAAGTGAGTTCCAGAGCTAGGTTCTCGCCTTCCGAGATTCTCTTGCCCCTCTCCCAGAGGTCAGAAGCCAAGGAGAACACCCTGTCCTCCCCAGGCGCCCCCATGAGCCCCCGATAGAAGTCATAGACATGTTCCATCAGGTCTCGCTGGTCGTCCGCCTCCCCCTGAGGTGTAATCAGTCACGGGATGGAGCACTTCCTCCGCCGGCCGTTGGCGATGGCATGGAAGTATTTGGTGCAGGAGTCCCCCTCCAAGGTCCAGCGCACCCTACTCCTCTGCTTCCAATATTCCTCCTCCATCCGGTCGACCAAGAGTAACTGGTCTTCCAGATGGTACCTAAGGGCCCATCCCTCCTCATCTAAACCCGCCCCATCAGCCTGCCGGTCCAGTTCCTCTACCTGAGATAGCAAGTTCTCCTTGAAGAGTCGCTTCTCCTTGCCCAGGTTGGCGCCCCAGCCTTTGAGGAACTACCGTAGGTTACGGGCCACGCACTGCCATAGGTCAATGCAATCCCGATGCAGACCGAAGTCAAGCAGAAAGTGGTTGAGTTTAGACAACACAAGCTCCCCGAAGCCGTGGACACTAAACCACCAGGTTTGGAAGAAGAACCGTGGTGGTGGACACCTCGTCGCCTCCCCACTGTCCAGCAGAAGTGGGTTGTGGTCAAAGCCAATCCTCGTAACAGCTGTGACCGAGCATATGGGAAAGCAAGCCTCCTAGGACATGGACACAAAAACCCGATCCAGGACGCACCTAATCGGGTTAAGCTTCCTGTTGGTCCAGGTGTACCGAGCCCCTGCCCGGTTAAGCTCCCGCAGAGCCATGTAGGCAATGGAATCATTGAATCGGCGAACCCTAGGCCAATCAATGTTGTCGGTACTCTTATCCCCAGCGGAGCGGATGAGATTGAAATCTCCGGCGATCACCAGCGGGACCTGACACTCGGTGACCGCCCGCTCCAGTTCCCCTAGGAACTCATCCGTCCTCCCATGTTCGGCTGGGCCATACACCAGCATGAAGCACCAAATCATGTTGATGTTGC
This region of Lolium perenne isolate Kyuss_39 chromosome 2, Kyuss_2.0, whole genome shotgun sequence genomic DNA includes:
- the LOC139835498 gene encoding uncharacterized protein, coding for MRSNRLDILNLQETIRQDFTAAELRSLKCGGQFAWNWLPANGHSGGLLLGFRDETFEVEEWRKGVFFISAKILQRNINMIWCFMLVYGPAEHGRTDEFLGELERAVTECQVPLVIAGDFNLIRSAGDKSTDNIDWPRVRRFNDSIAYMALRELNRAGARYTWTNRKLNPIRCVLDRFLKGWGANLGKEKRLFKENLLSQVEELDRQADGAGLDEEGWALRYHLEDQLLLVDRMEEEYWKQRSRVRWTLEGDSCTKYFHAIANGRRRKCSIP